A part of Microbulbifer salipaludis genomic DNA contains:
- a CDS encoding FUSC family protein, with protein MVNVTILHSPATREALKTALAMVLTYWIALQANWDKPMWAGLAVALVSLDTLGLSLNKSALRMLGTLVAGVVALVLVGLFPQDRWLLMAALSLWVGCCTYMMLGSQRAYFWQVCGFVSVIICVGAATSSSGAFATAVLRAQETGLGVLVYSLVAMLVWPRHSDGQFLAAIAELHDKQLALYRHTVGGLTGSVDVAKTTALLGELTGLHQKVSGLLEASVADSYEIWERRCYWQRYVARGKAVTEGLERLALLAPGSAPLSLEKRIPALADFDTVIQQRFRALASRDHAGISETPQMAPALVAERRQLESLSLFDVGNLAVIRRQLTALDTLTSDLLSVKEDARSDQLGMKPAATANLIHEHWRLDADRLIAVARVMLSLWAAYLLYIYVEGVPAGATLVTLTGSLAMVLAAAPQVAPLRLVLPVLVTTLLAGVIYLFVMPNLIHFWQLALLLFAVTFGICRALSSPSAQAAKALAFSMFISVCSIQNAQTYSFLAIANIAMAFPIVLLLLALAAYFPTSPRPEQVFRRLLARFLRCAGDSFLQGNSAGYGRHRQRLAHALTTLPVEIATWSGRTPARYWPDGERQALDTLVQRIGALAFFIQTLAQELPVKRREPEALVHWRESVGGALVTLAGSLSGTERVDYRELSIQLHALLDSMEAEVRSEAAQRTQLDSDVVEQWLCRAGLLRGIGQSVVDIAETADKFSWRQWDEPRFY; from the coding sequence ATGGTGAACGTCACAATTCTTCACTCCCCAGCCACCCGCGAGGCGCTGAAAACGGCGCTGGCGATGGTGCTCACCTACTGGATTGCCCTGCAGGCCAACTGGGACAAGCCCATGTGGGCGGGCCTTGCTGTGGCGCTTGTCAGCCTGGATACCCTGGGGTTATCACTCAACAAGAGCGCGTTGCGCATGCTGGGTACGCTGGTTGCCGGGGTGGTGGCACTGGTGTTGGTGGGGCTCTTTCCGCAGGATCGCTGGCTGCTCATGGCCGCGCTGTCGCTGTGGGTTGGCTGCTGCACTTATATGATGCTGGGTTCCCAGCGGGCCTATTTCTGGCAGGTCTGTGGCTTTGTCAGTGTGATTATCTGTGTCGGTGCCGCTACCTCCAGTAGCGGCGCGTTTGCCACTGCCGTATTGCGCGCCCAGGAGACGGGCCTCGGGGTGCTGGTGTACAGCCTGGTGGCCATGCTGGTGTGGCCGCGTCACAGCGACGGCCAGTTCCTGGCCGCCATCGCGGAATTGCACGACAAGCAACTCGCGCTGTACCGGCATACGGTTGGCGGGCTGACGGGAAGCGTGGACGTGGCAAAAACCACCGCTCTGTTGGGGGAACTCACCGGCCTCCACCAGAAGGTGTCTGGTCTTTTGGAAGCGTCGGTTGCCGATAGCTACGAGATCTGGGAGCGGCGCTGCTACTGGCAGCGTTATGTCGCCCGCGGCAAAGCCGTGACCGAAGGTTTGGAGCGGCTCGCATTACTGGCGCCCGGTAGTGCGCCGCTCTCGTTGGAGAAACGGATACCCGCACTGGCGGACTTCGACACCGTTATCCAGCAGCGATTCAGAGCGCTTGCCTCGCGAGATCACGCTGGCATCAGCGAGACGCCACAGATGGCACCAGCGCTTGTCGCAGAGCGACGTCAACTGGAATCCCTGTCGCTGTTTGATGTGGGTAACCTCGCGGTTATTCGCCGGCAGCTCACCGCGCTGGATACCCTCACAAGCGACTTACTTTCTGTGAAGGAGGATGCGCGTAGTGACCAGCTTGGAATGAAACCAGCGGCGACAGCGAATTTAATCCATGAACACTGGCGGCTGGATGCGGATCGCTTGATTGCGGTCGCGCGTGTCATGCTTTCCCTGTGGGCGGCGTATCTGCTGTATATCTATGTCGAAGGTGTACCGGCGGGGGCAACGCTGGTGACGTTAACTGGATCGCTGGCGATGGTGCTGGCGGCGGCGCCGCAGGTGGCGCCACTGCGATTGGTGTTGCCGGTGTTGGTGACCACATTGCTGGCGGGTGTGATTTATCTCTTTGTCATGCCCAACCTCATCCATTTCTGGCAATTGGCGTTGCTGCTGTTTGCGGTGACGTTCGGCATCTGCCGTGCGCTTTCCAGTCCTTCCGCGCAGGCGGCAAAAGCCCTCGCGTTTTCCATGTTCATTTCTGTTTGCAGTATCCAGAACGCGCAAACGTACAGTTTTCTCGCCATTGCCAATATAGCCATGGCGTTTCCCATTGTGTTGCTGCTGCTCGCCCTGGCGGCGTACTTCCCGACCTCGCCGCGGCCAGAACAGGTTTTCCGTCGCTTACTTGCGCGCTTCTTGCGCTGCGCCGGCGATAGTTTTTTGCAGGGGAATAGCGCCGGGTATGGGCGCCATAGACAACGCCTTGCCCATGCGCTGACTACACTTCCTGTGGAAATTGCCACCTGGTCTGGTCGAACTCCCGCGCGCTATTGGCCCGATGGCGAACGCCAGGCACTGGATACGCTGGTGCAGCGCATTGGTGCGCTGGCATTTTTTATCCAGACGCTGGCACAGGAACTTCCGGTTAAGCGACGAGAACCGGAGGCGCTGGTGCACTGGCGCGAATCGGTGGGCGGTGCCCTGGTTACCCTGGCGGGTTCACTATCAGGAACGGAGCGGGTGGACTATCGCGAACTTTCCATCCAGCTGCACGCTTTACTCGACAGCATGGAAGCGGAAGTGCGCAGCGAAGCGGCACAACGCACGCAACTGGATAGTGATGTGGTGGAGCAGTGGCTTTGTCGAGCAGGCCTGCTGCGCGGCATAGGCCAGTCTGTGGTCGATATCGCCGAGACGGCGGATAAATTCAGCTGGAGGCAGTGGGATGAACCGCGCTTTTATTGA
- a CDS encoding DUF1656 domain-containing protein, giving the protein MPVPHELAIAGIYLSPMLVAATLGLILALTVAHLLDRYRLSRYFAHPALVLTSLSVIFTLLVGTLFIGI; this is encoded by the coding sequence ATGCCCGTACCCCATGAATTGGCCATCGCCGGGATTTACCTTTCTCCCATGCTCGTCGCGGCGACGCTGGGATTAATCCTCGCGCTCACCGTGGCACACCTGCTGGATCGCTATCGCCTGTCGCGGTACTTCGCCCATCCGGCTCTGGTGCTCACCAGCCTGAGTGTCATTTTTACCCTGCTGGTGGGAACCCTGTTTATTGGAATATGA
- a CDS encoding efflux RND transporter periplasmic adaptor subunit, translating to MQISRKTILTALVVLVAALAVLLRYQYSRNNPWTRDGQVRAAVIQVTPNVSGQVVNVGVKDNQLVEQGTLLFEIDPRPFEARLEQARANLAGVSAGVDEARASLGEVGDANPSIRAARAALREAQLNVEFTRITAPANGYVTNLNLRVGSHAVANQPALALVDVDSFWIEGFFRETAIAHISPGDRAVVTLMGYPGRPIEGRVESIGWGIAQPDGATGRDLLPQIRPTFEWIRLAQRIPVKIALGELPDGVLLRVGTSASVQVLGGTAPPAE from the coding sequence GTGCAGATTTCCAGAAAAACCATACTGACAGCGCTGGTTGTACTGGTGGCGGCGCTGGCGGTGCTGCTCAGATACCAATACTCGCGGAACAACCCCTGGACTCGGGATGGCCAGGTGCGCGCCGCGGTCATTCAGGTGACCCCCAATGTTTCCGGTCAGGTGGTGAACGTCGGGGTGAAGGACAATCAGCTTGTCGAACAGGGCACCCTGCTGTTTGAGATAGACCCCCGTCCATTTGAGGCGAGGCTGGAGCAGGCGCGGGCAAACCTGGCCGGGGTTTCAGCCGGTGTTGATGAAGCCCGCGCAAGTTTGGGCGAGGTGGGCGATGCCAACCCGAGTATCCGTGCAGCGCGCGCGGCACTACGGGAGGCGCAACTGAATGTTGAATTTACCCGTATCACTGCGCCCGCAAATGGTTATGTCACCAACCTCAATTTACGTGTGGGCAGTCATGCGGTGGCCAACCAGCCCGCGCTGGCACTGGTGGACGTAGACAGTTTCTGGATCGAGGGATTCTTTCGTGAAACCGCCATTGCGCATATCTCTCCGGGTGACCGCGCCGTAGTGACATTGATGGGTTACCCGGGTCGCCCGATCGAGGGGCGCGTGGAAAGCATCGGCTGGGGCATCGCACAGCCGGATGGCGCCACCGGCCGCGACCTGTTGCCGCAAATACGCCCTACGTTTGAATGGATACGCCTGGCCCAGCGCATACCGGTGAAAATTGCTCTCGGCGAATTGCCAGATGGGGTCTTGCTACGTGTCGGCACCAGCGCTTCGGTGCAGGTACTGGGAGGCACCGCCCCCCCGGCAGAGTGA
- a CDS encoding potassium channel family protein produces MLIKVLLIASALLVINTLIHALGMTVALRWSRLIAELHPTHPFLPTGRPLVVSAVVLLMFFASVAEVMTWALVYRWLGAFSEAEPALYFSMVTYTTLGYGDIVLEGGLRLLSSFQAAIGIIMFGWTTAVVLAVVQRLYQKPQC; encoded by the coding sequence ATGCTGATCAAAGTCCTGCTCATTGCATCGGCATTGCTGGTGATCAACACACTGATCCACGCGCTGGGGATGACGGTTGCCCTTCGCTGGAGCCGGCTAATTGCCGAACTACATCCGACACATCCGTTCCTGCCAACCGGCCGGCCGCTGGTGGTATCCGCGGTGGTATTACTGATGTTCTTTGCCTCGGTGGCCGAAGTGATGACCTGGGCGCTGGTCTACCGTTGGCTGGGTGCGTTCAGCGAGGCAGAACCCGCGCTCTACTTTTCCATGGTCACCTACACCACCCTGGGCTATGGCGACATCGTGCTTGAAGGCGGCCTGCGGTTGTTGTCTTCCTTCCAGGCCGCCATCGGCATCATCATGTTCGGCTGGACCACCGCCGTGGTGTTGGCGGTGGTTCAGCGGCTGTACCAAAAGCCGCAGTGCTAG
- a CDS encoding DUF3604 domain-containing protein — translation MRSQCQHVAPPEHKKGGYAREALIRGLTLESEGNGNPFKFGFIGDSDTHNGASAIEEDNYTGKFGFEIDPKHRLEGPPGVDAAGAKQVRSFSSGGVAAVWAEANTRDGIFEGIKRKETYATSGPRMKVRFFGGYELEGISLGSADGLTKAYTKGVPMGGDLLPTTDKAPTFVVHAMKEADGANLDRIQIIKGWIDASGKQQSKIYDVGLSGDRKPDADGKIPPVGDTVNEKDATYNNSIGDAQLTATWTDPDFDASQHAVYYARVLQIPTPRWSTYDAVRTGLKRPEDLPVSIQERAWTSPIWYTPQQ, via the coding sequence ATTCGATCCCAATGCCAACACGTAGCTCCCCCCGAACATAAAAAAGGAGGCTATGCGCGTGAGGCGCTGATCCGCGGGCTCACGCTTGAAAGCGAGGGCAACGGCAACCCGTTCAAATTCGGTTTTATCGGCGACTCGGACACCCACAATGGGGCGTCTGCGATCGAGGAGGACAACTACACCGGAAAGTTCGGTTTTGAAATCGATCCCAAACACAGACTGGAAGGCCCGCCCGGAGTCGATGCGGCTGGCGCAAAACAGGTGCGGAGTTTCAGCTCTGGCGGTGTGGCCGCGGTGTGGGCCGAGGCCAATACTCGGGACGGCATCTTCGAGGGCATCAAGCGCAAAGAGACTTATGCTACTTCCGGCCCGCGCATGAAGGTGCGATTCTTCGGCGGCTATGAACTTGAGGGTATATCCCTCGGCTCCGCAGATGGTCTCACCAAGGCCTATACCAAAGGTGTGCCCATGGGAGGCGACCTGCTACCGACCACGGACAAGGCGCCAACCTTTGTGGTGCACGCGATGAAGGAAGCCGACGGCGCAAACCTCGACCGCATTCAGATCATCAAGGGCTGGATCGATGCATCCGGCAAGCAACAGTCGAAAATTTATGACGTTGGCCTGTCCGGTGATCGCAAGCCCGACGCGGACGGCAAGATCCCGCCGGTGGGTGATACCGTCAATGAAAAAGACGCGACCTATAACAATAGCATCGGCGACGCCCAGTTAACGGCGACCTGGACGGACCCGGACTTCGATGCCTCGCAGCATGCCGTTTACTATGCGCGCGTACTGCAAATTCCCACACCGCGCTGGTCCACCTACGATGCCGTACGCACGGGCCTCAAACGCCCGGAGGACCTGCCGGTGAGCATTCAGGAGCGCGCGTGGACCTCGCCGATCTGGTATACACCCCAACAGTAA